TTATTCCGGTCTTAGTGGAGCAGGAGCAAACCAAGCAAGGCAAGCTTTTAGGGATGAGCTTCCTACGCCAGTTCCACGTGTTTATGGATTATCAAGAAGGGGAGATATTACTGATGCCTCGGAAGGCGAAACCGGAACAAGGCACTTATCCCTTAACCCCCTATTACCAAGATGAAAAAGTGATTATTGGAAGTTTGAATAGCCTACTACCTCCTCAATACCAGTCATTGGCTCTTGGGGATACCATTATTGCAGTAGAGGATTTTCAGCTGCCGGAGAAGGTTAGTATCGACGATTTTTGCCGGGTGGTCCAAAGCTTCCAAAATGAAGAGGAAGCTTTGTACATCGAGATTAAGGGGAAAGGCCGTATTCGCGTGGCCAGGACAGCCAAGTAATTAATGAAAATCTGACTTAAAGGAATCTAGCTCCGTATAAGGTAATTGGCAAGCGCCTTTTTGGCAAGGGAAGATTCGATTAGAATCTTCGGTCCATCTATCTTTAAAAGCAGGGATTTCCGTTGCCTTTTCCGATCGAAATAGGAAATGCAAGGGATGGTAGTCTTTCTCCAAATCCTTTTGCCAGGCAGCGGTATCGGAACCAATAAGAGCCAGCTCATAAAAATTGGGATCCTGATAAAGCGCTAAGCGTGACCAGTTGGCATAGGATTCACCATATTCCAAAAATTGGCTTTTAAGATGCCCTAAATTTTGCTGAGCTTGTTCGGTCCAAAGGCTTTTGGCAAAGACTAAGCCCAGTTTAAATAAATTATGGGCCATGGTTGAATTGGCGGAAGGCATCACATTATCCTGGGTTTCCATGCCCGGACTAATTAATTTTTCTCCGCTCATAGGTCGGGTGTAAAATAAGCCACTGCTGCGGTCTTCAAAATCCTGGCTTACTTTTTCTGTCCAGGCTTTCGCCTGATGAAGATATTCCTCCTTAGCGCTGATTTGCCATAATTGAATAAAGGCTTCAATGCTAAAGGCATAATCTTCCAGCAGACCCTCAATATGAGCTTCACCATCCTGCCAGGCATGGAATAGCTGATGGGCATCACCGCTTTGATGCTCTAAAATCCATTGGGCCGTTTCCTCCGCTATTTTAAGATATTGATCCTGGCCTGTTGCTCGATAAGTTTCGCAAGCAGCGCTAATCATCAAAGCATTCCAGCTACAAAGAGCCTTATTGTCCAGGCCAGGTTTAATGCGCTGCTCTCTTTCTTTAAGTAGGATGTTTTGCCAGGTCTTAACCTTGACTTTTAAATCAGCTATTTCAATTCCAAAGCGATGGGCCAGGGCTTCCGCTGATTCTCTTCGCAGAAGGATGTATTGACCATTTTCCCAATATCCATTTTCGTTAATGGAATAATAGGCGGCAAATAAGGCCCAGTCTGTTGCCGGAATAAGCTTTTGTAATTCGTCGGCCGTCCAGATATAGTATTTTCCTTCTTCACCCTCGCTATCGGCATCCAAGGCAGAATACCAGGCTCCAGACTCGTCTCTCATCTCGCGAAGTAGAAAATCCCAGCTTTGCTCCAGCACCTCCAAATAAAGTTCTTTTTTAAAATGGCGATAAGCTTTGCTGTAAAGCGCGATTAACTGCGCATTGTCGTAGAGCATCTTTTCAAAATGAGGAACCTTCCAAAGGGCATCTACCGAATAGCGGGCAAAACCACCACCGATTTGATCATAGATTCCGCCCATGGCCATTTTATCCAAACTAAATTCCACCTGATTAAGGGCAGCTTCATTTTGACGGCTTATTCCGTAATCGAGTAAATAGGACCAATTAACCGGCATGGGGAATTTCGGCGCTCTTTTGGTGCCCCCTTCTTCGAGGTCAAAGCTGCGTTGCCAAATCTTAAATTGACTATCCAGATCTTCAGGAGCAATTTCAAAAGGTCGACGTTCCAGGCTTAGGAGCATACTTTGTTGAATACCCTGGGTAAGCTGATCACCGTAATTGATAACCTGTTGTCGGTCTTCACGGTACATTTCGGCGAGCTGGCTTAATACTTTCAACCATTGATCTTTGGGGACGTAAGTACCGCCCCAAATAGGTTTCCCATCGGGCAAGCATACCATGTTTAAAGGCCAGCCTCCTTGCCCTTTCATTAGTTGAAGGGCACGCATATAAATTTCGTCAATGTCGGGTCTTTCCTCCCGATCTACTTTTATGGAAATGAAATCTTGATTCATCACCAGCGCAGCATCTTCCTGCTCAAAAACTTCTCGCTCCATCACGTGGCACCAATGGCAGGCACTGTATCCAATGCTTAAAATAATAAGTCGGTCGGTTTCAATGGTCTTCTCAATAAGCTCTGCCGACCATTCTTGCCAATGTACAGGATTGCTGGCATGCTGTTTCAGATAAGGGCTTTTGGCAGATTTAAGGACATTTTGATCCAGAAACATCACGATGAAATTTGAGACCAAGGTAAGCTCAAATGCTTGGATAGTATTTATTGCCTAAGCTTTTGCTCTCTTAACTTGGAGATAACATTAGAATTCAAAATTTGCAAACAATCTAAGATGCACGGCATATCCTTATGGACATATACTTAATTCTTGTCATTGCCCTTCTCATTCTGGCCATTGGAGATCTGGTAGTAGGGGTTAGTAACGATGCTGTGAACTTCTTGACTTCTGCAATTGGCTCTCGTGTAGCCACGCAAAGAACGATATTAATCATAGCCGCAGCGGGGGTTTTTGCCGGAGCCGCATTTTCGAGTGGTATGATGGAGGTGGCCCGAAAGGGAATCTTCAATCCTAGTTTTTTCAGTTTTGCGGATGTGATGATCATCTTCATGGCGGTGATGATTACCGATATCATCTTATTGGATGCCTTCAATAGCTTTGGTATGCCCACCAGTACCACGGTTTCCATAGTTTTCGAATTATTGGGGGCCAGTGTAATGGTAGGTTGGTTGATGTTGCGTCGTGGTGAGCATCAAGAACTGGAATTACTGGACTTGATCAATACCAGCAAGGCAGGCCAGATTATAGCCGGGATATTTATATCTATAGGGGTCGCCTTTAGCGTAGGGGCCTTATCACAATGGGTTTCCCGCCTGTGGTTTACCTTCAATATTCGTCGGGGTGTAAAAAAATACGGGGCTCTCTTTGCCGGAATCTGTATGACCATAATCATATACTTCTTGGTAATCAAAGGAATTAAAGGAGCTCAGTTCGGTGGAGATATCAGCGCCTTTTTCATGAAGAATGCATTGGTAATTGTGGCGGGCTCTTTCCTCTTCAGCACGATTGTATTATTTGCCTTGCAACGTCTGTTCGATGTGAACCCACTTAAAATTGTAGTATTGGCCGGAACCTTTGCTTTGGCAATGGCTTTTGCGGGTAACGATTTGGTGAATTTTATTGGGGTGCCTATTACCGGCTATCAATCCTACAATATGTGGCAAGACTCTGGTTTAGCGGCGGAGGCTTTTAGTATGAGCTCATTAGCCGAAGCGGTGCAAACTCCAAAAGAATTACTTTTTATCGCCGGCTTAATTATGGTGGTTACCCTCTGGTTTTCAGCGAAAGCAAGAAAGGTTACCGATACCTCCGTGAAATTAGGATCACAGGGTGCCGTAGATGAGCGTTTTAAGCCCAATATGATTTCCAGCGGAATTATTTCGGTGGCCACTGGTTTTTCCAATTTCTTTACTGCTGTGGTTCCCAATCGTGCCTTAGAAAGAATTGACGCACGCTTTAAGTTTGAAGAAGTTACTGAGAAGGATCGTCCTGCCTTTGACTTGCTAAGGGCTGCCGTAAACTTGGTTATTGCCAGTATCTTAATTGCATTCGCATCCAGCTTAAAGCTGCCTCTTTCTACTACCTATGTTTCCTTTATGGTGGCTATGGGAGCAAGTTTGGCGGATCGGGCCTGGGGTGCAGGCAGCGCTCCTTATCGAGTGGCTGGAGTAGTGAATGTAATTGGAGGTTGGTTCCTTACCGCTATTGTGGCTTTTGTTGCTTCGGCACTGATTGCCCTCTTAATCAATATGGGCGGAAATTGGGTGGCCGTGGGATTGTTTCTAGTGGCGTTAGCCGCCTTATTGCACAGTAACCGTCGTAAGAAATAAAAAAAACCGCCAAGCCCTTTCGGACCGGCGGTTTCAGTAGACTTTTGTATTTCTATTATTCGCTTTTCAGCGCAGCAAAATGCTTAAAGAAATGAGGGATGGTTTCGATTCCCTTGTAGTAGTTGAATAAGCCATAGTGCTCATTAGGCGAGTGAATAGCGTCGCTATCCAAACCAAAGCCCATCAGGATACTTTTAAGGCCTAATTCCTTTTCAAATAAGGCCACAATAGGAATACTGCCACCACTGCGCACGGGCACAGGAGTTTTTCCAAAACTATCTTCCATGGCTTTGCTTGCAGCTCTATAGCCCGGATCGTCGGTTGGCGAAACATAAGGCAATCCACCGTGATGAGGGGTCACTTCCACCTTCACAGACTTAGGGGCAATCGCTTCAAAATGCTTTTGGAAAAGCTCAGTGATTTTCCCGGGTTCTTGATGAGGTACCAGACGCATGGAAATTTTGGCTTTAGCCCAAGATGGAATTACCGTTTTGGCACCTTCACCCTGATAGCCTCCCCAAATACCATTAACATCTAAGGTTGGGCGGATAGAAGCACGTTCCATGGTGCTGTAACCTAATTCGCCATCAACATCGCTAAGATCAAGGGCCTTTTTGTAATTATCCAAATTGAAGGGGGCCTTAGCCATTGCTTCTCTTTCGGCATCACTAAGTTCCTGAACATCTTCGTAGAAACCCGGAATGGTGATATGCTTATTGTCATCCTGCAGGCTGGCAATCATATTGGTCAAAACGTTGATGGGGTTGGCCACCGCACCACCGTAAAGTCCGGAGTGTAAATCGCGATTGGGTCCGGTAACTTTTACCTCCACATAGCTTAAACCACGCAGGCCGGTAGTAATGCTAGGACTGTCGTTAGCGATCATTCCGGTATCCGAAATCAGGATCACATCAGCGGCTAATTTCTCTTGATTGCGACTTACGAACCAACCTAAATTTTCGGAACCTACTTCTTCTTCCCCTTCAATCATGAACTTTACATTGCAAGCTAAGGTTCCAGTCTGGTTCATTACTTCCAGAGCTTTTACATGCATAAACATTTGGCCCTTATCATCACAGGCACCGCGGGCAAAAATGGCTCCATCGGGGTGAATTTCGGTTTTGCGAATTACTGGCTCAAAAGGCTCGGTAGTCCATAAATCCAGAGGATCGGGTGGTTGTACATCGTAGTGGCCATATACCAATACCGTGGGTAAAGAAGGGTCTACAATTTTATCAGCATAAACGATGGGATAGCCGGGGGTCTCACAAATTTCAACGTTCTCGGCACCTGCTTTACGAAGGCTTTCCGCCACCGCATCAGCAGTTTTTAAAACATCATTTTTATAGGCACTATCGGCCGAAATACTGGGAATGCGCAGTAATTCAAAAAGCTCTTCTACAAAGCGCTCTTTATTCTGCTCAAGGTATTCTTTTTGAGAGGACATTAAATAAGGATTTGTGTAAAGGTAAGGCTCATTTGAGAATTAGCTAAAAGCCCCTTAATAAGCTTTGGGCTTTTATTTTTTTGATGATGAATTTGGCCTGCGATTTAATTTCGATCTTCACAATTCTTCAAAGCAAAAGAGCTTAAAATGGTATGAGAGTTTTCTTAATCGACTTTTCTTCAGAGCAGAAATGGGCAAGGCAGATTGATCAAATAGCCGGATTGGAATTTCATTGTGAAAATCAGGATGGTGCACAGGCCTATAGGGATGTGGCTCTGCTTGAGCCCGATTTAGTTCTAGTTAATATGGCGGCCAAAGCCAGTCACGGAAAGCAAAGTGCCCAAGCTATTTTAAAGCGGAAGAAGACTGCTCAAATTCCTTTTTATTTTTTAGACTGCCCGGTTGATTATGTCGAAACTTGCGGGGCTTTAGGTCAATTGTTAAGCTCCGAGGAGCTACCCAGAGATTTGGAGGGATTTAGATCCTTAGTCCAATAAGTACAAAGGCCTTTCGTTTGATTCTTGCCATGCGTACTTTGCTTATTCTCCTTCTTTTATTACCAGGTCTAAGAGCCCAAAATTGGCAGTCTCTGGCGGATTATCCGGGTATTGCGGTGGATGATGCTTCGGCATTTAGCATTGGCGATTCCGCTTATTTTGGTGCAGGCTTAACATCCTGGTGGGCTCCACGCGCCAATTTCTTTGGTTTGGATTTACAGAATTATCAATGGTTCCCAATTGCTGCTTTGCCTGCAGGAAAAGAGCGACATTATGCCGCTGCTTTTAGTACCAAGAGTCATGGATATTTGTTTGGCGGTTACAATGGTCAGAACTTCTTAAATGACCTTTGGCGCTACGATCCTCAATTAGATCAATGGACAGAATTAAGTCCCATGCCCGATTCAGGAAGATCGGGGATGGCTTGTTTTCGACTTGGTGATACAGCCTATTTTGTGGGGGGTAAGAATGATTCGAATTATGCTTTAGCAGAAGTATGGGCTTATGCTATAAGTTCAGACACCTGGCATCAATTGCAGGATTTTCCATTTGGCGCTCGCTGGGCGGCCTCAGCCACGGCATTTAATGGAAGTGGCTATTTGTTGTTTGGTCGTAATGAGCAGGATGAATTTCAAAAAGGCTTTTACTCTTATCATCCACAAAGGGATCAATGGACCCATTTATCCAACTTTATGGGATCGGGTCGTTCGCATGCCTCTTTGCAGAGGATAGGGGCTGAGTTATATGCAGGTTTTGGCATCGATAGTGCGGGAAATTATTATTCCGATTTGCAGATATACGATAGCCTCAGTCAAAGCTGGCAGAACCTTAATGCTATTCCAGGTGCAGCTCGCAAGGGCGGCATGGCAATTAGCACGGAAGGTAAATTTATTTACTGCACCGGGATTATTTCAGGAGGGCAATGGTCTAAAGAAACCTGGCTTTTTGAGGCTCAGTTGGGACTAGCGGAAAATAAGTCTAAAGGAAATCGAAAGCTTCTTCAAATAGTAGATCTTTTGGGAAGACCTATTTCGGAGGAAGCGAAGGGTATTCAAATTTGGCTTTACTCTGATGGTAGTAGTGAAAAGCATTGGTGCCCCTAAGATTTTTTGAAATCCTAAGCGAAGGCTTATCTTCCCTTTATCAAATAAACGCGATTGTACCGAAAGCTTCTGATACTGTTGATATTGGCGGTTGCCTGTAAACCCAAGCAAACTGAATCTTGCGCTTTGCAGCCCGCTTTGTATCAGTTATCCGATTTTCCAATTGGCTGTGCCGTCGATCTAAATAAGCTGGATTATAATCCGACCTATGCTCAGTTATTAGGGCAGCAGTTTAACCAGCTTAGCCCTGAAAACATAATGAAGCCTGAGCACATTCATCCCCAGCCTAATTATTACCATTGGTCTGAGGTGGATAGCCTGCTTAGCTATTGCCAAAAGGAGCATAAAAGCCTGCATGGTCATACCTTAATTTGGCATCAACAACTTCCACCTTGGATGGAAGAATTTGAAGGTACCACAGCCGAATGGGAAGCAATGTTTAAGGATCATATTCAAAGTATTTGTAGGCATTTCAAAGGAAAGGTTCGGGCTTGGGATGTGGTAAATGAGGCTTTTAATGAAGATGGAACCTTGCGCAATTCTATTTGGAAGCAGCATTTAGGGGCCGCTTATATTGAAAAGGCTTTTCGCTATGCCCATGAGGCGGATCCGGATGCGCTCTTGTTCTACAATGATTTTAACCTGGCTATAAATCCCAAGAAAAGAGCAGCTGTTTTAAGCTTGCTGAAGAATTTGAAGCAGCGCGGCCTTGCCCTTGATGGCATAGGATTGCAAATGCATATTTCAATAGCCTTTCCTGAGAATAGAGTGATTGAATCAGCCTTTCAAGATTTTTCGAAAGCTGGTTTTTTGGTGCATATATCTGAACTGGATATTTCGGTAAACCCTTATGGGGGCGACTTTCAAGCTGGCGCTGAAATCTGGGAACGCCAGGCGCAAAAGCTAGCTGCGGTAATTAGCTTGTATAAGCAGATAGAAAACTCCCAACGCTATGGAATCACGTTTTGGGGATTAAGTGATGCGGATAGTTGGATTCCCAGCGCCTTTAATCGAAAGGATTATCCATTACTCTTTGATGGGAATTATCAAGCGAAAGCTGCCTATTGTAAAATGAAAGAAAGTTTATGAAGCTGCGAACTTTAATCTTAGTCCTTTTTATGATGCTAATGGTTCAAAAGGCTTGGGCTCAAGTTTCGGTGGGCTATTATCCTTTTCAATCTACTTTGAGTATCGCTACCGATACGGAGAAACTTATCTGGGCTGATATTCGAATTGAATCCAATAGTTTTTACGGCAATCTAAATTCAGAATTGGATTTGATGTGGAATTGGAAGCGGAGTGATTGGGTGAATTATTACAGCGGACTAGGTTGGAATTTTGCTCCCTTTGCCGGAGCTTCAGATTTGGAATTTACGAATGGCTATGTATTAGCCTCCGGAGTACGCATTAAACCCTGGGCAGCTCATCGAAACTTTCAAGTCCTCTTTGAAGTGGGACCCTATGTAAATCGTCAATTTGACGGAGGAATATTTCGCACCAGTTTAGGCCTGGCTTATAATTGGTGAATAATCGGAAAAATTACTTTTCCCTTAATCTTTCCGCTAGCTCTATTGCTTACATTTCAAAGACTGTAGTAACCTAAATATATCCAATATGACCACCGTAAATGTATACCTCACTTTTAATGGCAATTGCGAAGAGGCCTTTAATTTTTACCGTTCCATTTTTGGAGGTGAATTCGCTATGTTTTCCCGTTTCAATGAGATGCCCTCTGATGAAGGAAATCAAATGCCGGAGGAAGAAGGAAACCGAATTATGCACGTGGGTTTGCCTATCAGTAAGGAAACCATGCTAATGGGGAGTGATACCGGTGGAGAATGGGCGGCAAATTTTCAGACAGGGAATAATTTCTCTATTTCTGTAAGTACTGATAGTCGTGCTAAGGCCGACCAGTATTTCAATGATTTGGCAGTAGGAGGTCAGGTAATTATGCCCATGAATGATACCTTTTGGGGGGATTATTTTGGGATGTGTGTAGATCAATTCGGAATTAACTGGATGGTCGGTTTTAATGCGGAGATTGCTAGATAATTAGGAGAAGGGTTTTAAGGGGCTGTTTTTCATTGATTTAAAATTGGTTAACTTCAGGCATCTGTATTTACCTCTGACTGGGTATTGCCCTTCAGCCTTTATTTATGCCCCTATGAAAAAAATTATTCTCTCTGCTTATATAGTGATGGCTGCTTGCATTAGTGGACAGGCCCAATGTATGCTGGATTTAGGTCCGGACCTTTATGCCTGTGGCACGTTTCAAGGTAATGACACGCTGGACTTGGGTAGTCAAATTAACCTTCAGAATACAGTGGGCTCCCTTACTTATACCTGGGAGGCACATTATTTTCAACAATTGGGCTCTACCACCATTGAGCTTTGGGCTTCTGATGTTTTAGATGATACTACATCTGCCAATCCCAAATACACGGCTGCCCTCGACTCCATGCAGTTTTTTCTGACCATCAGTGATTCACTTGGAAATACTTGCCGAGATTCCGTTCAAGTTTATTTGTCCTCCTTTGTAAGCACTTTGGGGACCATCCATGCCAGCATTCAGGAAGGGGACTCGATTTTCCTGAATTTTGGATCGAATATTAGCGGAGGAACCGGGCCTCTCAGCTACCTGTGGCGGCCA
The Croceimicrobium hydrocarbonivorans genome window above contains:
- a CDS encoding thioredoxin domain-containing protein → MFLDQNVLKSAKSPYLKQHASNPVHWQEWSAELIEKTIETDRLIILSIGYSACHWCHVMEREVFEQEDAALVMNQDFISIKVDREERPDIDEIYMRALQLMKGQGGWPLNMVCLPDGKPIWGGTYVPKDQWLKVLSQLAEMYREDRQQVINYGDQLTQGIQQSMLLSLERRPFEIAPEDLDSQFKIWQRSFDLEEGGTKRAPKFPMPVNWSYLLDYGISRQNEAALNQVEFSLDKMAMGGIYDQIGGGFARYSVDALWKVPHFEKMLYDNAQLIALYSKAYRHFKKELYLEVLEQSWDFLLREMRDESGAWYSALDADSEGEEGKYYIWTADELQKLIPATDWALFAAYYSINENGYWENGQYILLRRESAEALAHRFGIEIADLKVKVKTWQNILLKEREQRIKPGLDNKALCSWNALMISAACETYRATGQDQYLKIAEETAQWILEHQSGDAHQLFHAWQDGEAHIEGLLEDYAFSIEAFIQLWQISAKEEYLHQAKAWTEKVSQDFEDRSSGLFYTRPMSGEKLISPGMETQDNVMPSANSTMAHNLFKLGLVFAKSLWTEQAQQNLGHLKSQFLEYGESYANWSRLALYQDPNFYELALIGSDTAAWQKDLEKDYHPLHFLFRSEKATEIPAFKDRWTEDSNRIFPCQKGACQLPYTELDSFKSDFH
- a CDS encoding inorganic phosphate transporter; this encodes MDIYLILVIALLILAIGDLVVGVSNDAVNFLTSAIGSRVATQRTILIIAAAGVFAGAAFSSGMMEVARKGIFNPSFFSFADVMIIFMAVMITDIILLDAFNSFGMPTSTTVSIVFELLGASVMVGWLMLRRGEHQELELLDLINTSKAGQIIAGIFISIGVAFSVGALSQWVSRLWFTFNIRRGVKKYGALFAGICMTIIIYFLVIKGIKGAQFGGDISAFFMKNALVIVAGSFLFSTIVLFALQRLFDVNPLKIVVLAGTFALAMAFAGNDLVNFIGVPITGYQSYNMWQDSGLAAEAFSMSSLAEAVQTPKELLFIAGLIMVVTLWFSAKARKVTDTSVKLGSQGAVDERFKPNMISSGIISVATGFSNFFTAVVPNRALERIDARFKFEEVTEKDRPAFDLLRAAVNLVIASILIAFASSLKLPLSTTYVSFMVAMGASLADRAWGAGSAPYRVAGVVNVIGGWFLTAIVAFVASALIALLINMGGNWVAVGLFLVALAALLHSNRRKK
- a CDS encoding dipeptidase, with protein sequence MSSQKEYLEQNKERFVEELFELLRIPSISADSAYKNDVLKTADAVAESLRKAGAENVEICETPGYPIVYADKIVDPSLPTVLVYGHYDVQPPDPLDLWTTEPFEPVIRKTEIHPDGAIFARGACDDKGQMFMHVKALEVMNQTGTLACNVKFMIEGEEEVGSENLGWFVSRNQEKLAADVILISDTGMIANDSPSITTGLRGLSYVEVKVTGPNRDLHSGLYGGAVANPINVLTNMIASLQDDNKHITIPGFYEDVQELSDAEREAMAKAPFNLDNYKKALDLSDVDGELGYSTMERASIRPTLDVNGIWGGYQGEGAKTVIPSWAKAKISMRLVPHQEPGKITELFQKHFEAIAPKSVKVEVTPHHGGLPYVSPTDDPGYRAASKAMEDSFGKTPVPVRSGGSIPIVALFEKELGLKSILMGFGLDSDAIHSPNEHYGLFNYYKGIETIPHFFKHFAALKSE
- a CDS encoding Kelch repeat-containing protein translates to MRTLLILLLLLPGLRAQNWQSLADYPGIAVDDASAFSIGDSAYFGAGLTSWWAPRANFFGLDLQNYQWFPIAALPAGKERHYAAAFSTKSHGYLFGGYNGQNFLNDLWRYDPQLDQWTELSPMPDSGRSGMACFRLGDTAYFVGGKNDSNYALAEVWAYAISSDTWHQLQDFPFGARWAASATAFNGSGYLLFGRNEQDEFQKGFYSYHPQRDQWTHLSNFMGSGRSHASLQRIGAELYAGFGIDSAGNYYSDLQIYDSLSQSWQNLNAIPGAARKGGMAISTEGKFIYCTGIISGGQWSKETWLFEAQLGLAENKSKGNRKLLQIVDLLGRPISEEAKGIQIWLYSDGSSEKHWCP
- a CDS encoding endo-1,4-beta-xylanase, producing MYRKLLILLILAVACKPKQTESCALQPALYQLSDFPIGCAVDLNKLDYNPTYAQLLGQQFNQLSPENIMKPEHIHPQPNYYHWSEVDSLLSYCQKEHKSLHGHTLIWHQQLPPWMEEFEGTTAEWEAMFKDHIQSICRHFKGKVRAWDVVNEAFNEDGTLRNSIWKQHLGAAYIEKAFRYAHEADPDALLFYNDFNLAINPKKRAAVLSLLKNLKQRGLALDGIGLQMHISIAFPENRVIESAFQDFSKAGFLVHISELDISVNPYGGDFQAGAEIWERQAQKLAAVISLYKQIENSQRYGITFWGLSDADSWIPSAFNRKDYPLLFDGNYQAKAAYCKMKESL
- a CDS encoding VOC family protein — encoded protein: MTTVNVYLTFNGNCEEAFNFYRSIFGGEFAMFSRFNEMPSDEGNQMPEEEGNRIMHVGLPISKETMLMGSDTGGEWAANFQTGNNFSISVSTDSRAKADQYFNDLAVGGQVIMPMNDTFWGDYFGMCVDQFGINWMVGFNAEIAR
- a CDS encoding T9SS type A sorting domain-containing protein; this encodes MKKIILSAYIVMAACISGQAQCMLDLGPDLYACGTFQGNDTLDLGSQINLQNTVGSLTYTWEAHYFQQLGSTTIELWASDVLDDTTSANPKYTAALDSMQFFLTISDSLGNTCRDSVQVYLSSFVSTLGTIHASIQEGDSIFLNFGSNISGGTGPLSYLWRPNHGLVDSTLANGFWTKPSHSIAYYATVWDTVGCSAVGAPYYYITVNPLSEKELRLADHFKIYPNPSSGVLFIESNLEDVRSFKLISAAGRTVLSLDHLPMQLDLGAYTNGLYWLQVNTAREIFSERLVLQN